A genomic segment from Rahnella aceris encodes:
- the nagE gene encoding N-acetylglucosamine-specific PTS transporter subunit IIBC, with protein sequence MNILSYLQKIGRALMVPVATLPAAAILMGVGYWIDPVGWGGDNALAAFFIKSGSAIIENMSVLFAIGVAYGMSKDKDGAAALTGFVGFLVLTTLCSPAAVSMIQKIPLDQVPAAFGKINNQFVGILVGIISAELYNRFSHVELPKALSFFSGRRLVPILTSFLMIIVAFILMYVWPLIFNGLVTFGEHIQQLGSAGAGIYAFFNRLLIPVGLHHALNSVFWFDVAGINDIPNFLGGQESIQSGKAVVGITGRYQAGFFPIMMFGLPGAALAIYHCARPENKAKVAGIMLAAAFASFFTGITEPLEFSFMFVAPVLYVIHAVLTGISVFIAASMHWIAGFGFSAGLVDMVLSSRNPLATHWYMLIPQGLVFFVIYYVVFRFTIQKFNLLTPGRELAVAGDEADGYDVDVESAGNKGDETVALARRYISAIGGSENLTGIDACITRLRLNVKDSALVNDGLAKRLGASGVIRLNKQSVQVIVGTRAEIIAGAMRTALNAGPIAAATVTPAAPLSEIKPQAVPNSVKTVVETLVSPVTGDIVALDQVPDEAFASKAVGDGVAIRPTDKIVVSPAAGTVVKIFNTNHAFCLETISGAEIVVHMGIDTVALNGQGFTRLVEEGATVTAGQPVLELDLDYLNANARSMISPVVVSNIDDYTGVTSLASGSVVAGQTKLFDIQGK encoded by the coding sequence TTGAATATACTGAGTTATTTACAAAAGATTGGCCGGGCATTAATGGTGCCCGTTGCTACGTTGCCAGCCGCCGCAATCCTCATGGGCGTCGGTTACTGGATCGACCCTGTGGGTTGGGGGGGAGACAATGCGCTGGCGGCATTTTTCATTAAATCTGGCTCCGCCATTATTGAAAACATGTCCGTACTGTTTGCGATCGGTGTGGCGTATGGCATGTCCAAAGACAAAGACGGTGCAGCTGCACTGACGGGTTTTGTCGGTTTCCTGGTGCTGACCACGCTGTGTTCGCCTGCAGCCGTGTCCATGATTCAGAAGATCCCGTTAGACCAGGTGCCGGCGGCATTTGGTAAAATCAATAACCAGTTTGTCGGTATCTTAGTCGGTATCATTTCTGCTGAGTTGTACAACCGTTTCAGCCACGTCGAGTTGCCGAAAGCGCTGTCATTCTTCAGTGGTCGTCGTCTGGTTCCGATCCTGACTTCTTTCCTGATGATCATCGTTGCCTTCATCCTGATGTATGTATGGCCTCTGATTTTCAACGGTCTGGTGACCTTCGGTGAGCATATCCAGCAACTGGGTTCTGCCGGTGCCGGTATCTATGCCTTCTTCAACCGTTTACTGATCCCGGTCGGTCTGCATCATGCACTGAACTCCGTGTTCTGGTTTGATGTTGCAGGTATTAACGATATCCCTAACTTCCTCGGTGGTCAGGAATCTATCCAGTCAGGTAAAGCGGTGGTGGGTATCACCGGTCGTTATCAGGCAGGTTTCTTCCCGATCATGATGTTTGGTCTTCCGGGCGCGGCACTGGCGATTTACCACTGCGCACGTCCTGAAAACAAAGCAAAAGTTGCTGGTATCATGCTGGCTGCTGCTTTCGCTTCCTTCTTTACCGGTATCACCGAACCGCTGGAATTCTCCTTCATGTTCGTTGCGCCGGTGTTGTATGTGATTCACGCCGTACTGACCGGGATTTCGGTCTTCATCGCAGCAAGCATGCACTGGATTGCCGGTTTCGGCTTCAGCGCAGGTTTGGTGGATATGGTGCTGTCTTCCCGTAACCCGCTGGCGACTCACTGGTACATGCTGATCCCTCAGGGTCTGGTGTTCTTCGTGATTTACTATGTGGTGTTCCGTTTCACCATCCAGAAATTCAACCTGCTGACCCCGGGACGTGAACTGGCAGTGGCCGGTGACGAAGCGGACGGTTACGACGTTGATGTGGAATCTGCTGGCAACAAAGGTGACGAAACCGTTGCTCTGGCACGTCGTTATATCAGTGCCATCGGCGGTTCAGAAAACCTGACCGGCATTGATGCCTGTATCACCCGTCTGCGCCTGAACGTGAAAGACTCCGCACTGGTCAACGACGGACTGGCGAAACGTCTGGGCGCTTCAGGAGTTATCCGTCTGAATAAACAAAGCGTGCAGGTGATTGTCGGTACCCGTGCCGAAATCATTGCCGGTGCGATGCGTACCGCACTGAATGCAGGCCCGATTGCTGCGGCTACCGTGACTCCGGCTGCGCCACTGTCTGAAATCAAACCTCAGGCAGTGCCAAACAGCGTGAAAACGGTAGTGGAAACCTTAGTGTCTCCGGTTACCGGTGACATTGTGGCGCTGGATCAGGTGCCTGATGAAGCCTTTGCCAGCAAAGCGGTGGGTGATGGTGTTGCCATCCGTCCTACCGATAAAATCGTTGTGTCGCCGGCTGCGGGCACGGTGGTGAAAATCTTCAATACCAATCATGCGTTCTGCCTGGAAACGATTTCCGGTGCTGAAATCGTGGTGCATATGGGGATTGATACTGTTGCACTGAACGGCCAGGGCTTTACCCGCCTGGTTGAAGAAGGGGCAACAGTCACTGCCGGTCAGCCTGTACTGGAACTGGATCTGGATTATCTGAATGCCAATGCGCGCTCAATGATCAGCCCGGTAGTCGTCAGCAATATTGATGATTATACCGGTGTGACGTCACTGGCCAGCGGTTCAGTGGTTGCCGGTCAAACGAAACTGTTCGATATCCAGGGCAAATAA
- the nagB gene encoding glucosamine-6-phosphate deaminase, with translation MRLIPLNTPTEVGKWAARHIVERINAFKPTADRPFVLGLPTGGTPLEAYKHLIAMHKAGQVSFKNVVTFNMDEYVGLPQEHPESYHTFMYKNFFDHVDIPRENINLLNGNAPDVNEECRQYEAKIKSYGKIHLFMGGVGNDGHIAFNEPASSLASRTRIKTLTHETRIANSRFFDNDVSQVPKYALTVGVGTLLDAEEVMILVTGHAKAQALEAAVEGNINHMWTISCLQLHAKAVMVCDEPSTMELKVKTVKYFRELEAENMKNL, from the coding sequence ATGAGACTTATTCCATTAAACACCCCCACTGAAGTTGGCAAATGGGCTGCACGTCATATTGTTGAACGCATCAACGCATTTAAACCCACTGCTGACCGCCCTTTTGTTCTGGGCTTACCAACCGGTGGTACGCCGCTCGAAGCTTACAAACATTTAATCGCCATGCATAAAGCAGGCCAGGTTAGCTTTAAGAACGTAGTGACCTTCAACATGGACGAATATGTCGGTCTGCCGCAGGAACACCCTGAGAGCTACCATACGTTTATGTACAAAAACTTCTTTGACCACGTTGATATTCCACGCGAAAACATCAATCTGCTGAATGGTAATGCACCAGACGTCAACGAAGAATGCCGCCAGTACGAAGCGAAAATTAAGTCTTACGGCAAAATTCACCTGTTTATGGGCGGCGTGGGTAATGACGGTCATATCGCATTCAACGAACCAGCCTCTTCTCTGGCTTCCCGTACGCGTATCAAAACCCTGACCCATGAAACCCGTATCGCGAACTCACGTTTCTTCGACAACGATGTCTCTCAGGTGCCAAAATACGCCCTGACCGTTGGCGTGGGCACGTTGCTGGACGCAGAAGAAGTGATGATTCTGGTGACCGGCCATGCGAAAGCGCAGGCGCTGGAAGCGGCAGTTGAAGGTAATATCAACCATATGTGGACCATCAGCTGCCTGCAATTGCACGCGAAAGCCGTTATGGTGTGTGACGAACCGTCCACCATGGAACTGAAAGTCAAAACTGTTAAATATTTCCGCGAGTTAGAAGCGGAAAATATGAAAAATCTCTGA
- the nagA gene encoding N-acetylglucosamine-6-phosphate deacetylase — protein MYALVNGRVYTGHDVLDNHAVVIADGKIERVCPVSELPANVETRSLDGAILAPGFIDLQLNGCGGVQFNDSLEAISVETLEIMQKANEKSGCTSFLPTLITCSDDYMKHGISVMRTYLEKYPNQALGLHLEGPYLSPLKKGTHNPAFIRLPDSAMIDFLCANADVITQLTLAPEQVDAKYIRQMRDAGIVISAGHSNSTYAEARAGFAAGISFATHLYNAMPAITGRQPGLIGAIFDTPEVYTGVIADGLHVDWANIRNAKKLKGEKLVLVTDATAPAGANIDEFIFAGKTIYYRDGLCVDENGTLSGSALTMIEAVQNSVEHVGIALDETLRMATLYPARAIGVEDQLGSIEAGKVANLTAFTHDFKITKTIVNGDEV, from the coding sequence ATGTACGCTTTAGTGAACGGCCGGGTCTATACCGGTCATGACGTTCTGGATAACCACGCGGTGGTCATTGCCGATGGCAAAATTGAACGTGTCTGCCCGGTAAGTGAATTGCCGGCGAATGTGGAAACCCGCAGTCTGGATGGCGCCATTCTTGCCCCCGGATTTATCGATCTGCAACTTAATGGTTGTGGCGGCGTGCAATTCAACGATTCACTGGAAGCCATTTCAGTAGAAACGTTAGAAATCATGCAGAAAGCCAATGAAAAATCCGGCTGTACCAGTTTCTTACCGACGCTGATTACCTGTAGCGACGACTACATGAAACACGGTATCAGCGTGATGCGTACCTATCTGGAAAAGTATCCTAACCAGGCACTGGGTCTGCACCTTGAAGGACCCTACCTCAGCCCGCTGAAAAAAGGCACGCACAACCCGGCCTTTATCCGCCTGCCAGACAGCGCGATGATTGATTTTCTGTGTGCAAACGCGGACGTGATCACCCAACTGACGCTCGCACCCGAACAGGTTGATGCAAAATATATCCGCCAGATGCGTGATGCAGGAATAGTGATTTCCGCAGGCCATTCAAATTCCACCTATGCTGAAGCCCGTGCCGGTTTTGCCGCAGGTATCAGCTTTGCTACGCACCTTTATAATGCAATGCCAGCCATCACGGGCCGTCAGCCTGGTCTTATTGGTGCAATCTTCGATACGCCAGAAGTCTATACCGGCGTGATTGCTGATGGTCTTCACGTTGACTGGGCGAATATTCGCAATGCGAAAAAGCTCAAAGGCGAGAAGCTGGTGCTGGTCACTGACGCAACGGCTCCGGCTGGCGCGAATATTGATGAGTTCATTTTTGCCGGTAAAACAATATACTACCGTGACGGACTCTGTGTGGACGAAAACGGAACACTGAGCGGCTCTGCGCTGACGATGATCGAAGCGGTACAAAATAGCGTCGAACATGTTGGCATCGCGCTGGACGAAACGCTGCGTATGGCAACGCTTTATCCGGCACGCGCCATTGGTGTTGAAGACCAACTGGGCAGCATCGAAGCAGGTAAAGTCGCCAACCTCACCGCGTTCACTCATGATTTTAAAATCACAAAAACTATCGTTAATGGTGACGAAGTTTAA
- the nagC gene encoding DNA-binding transcriptional regulator NagC: MTTGGQQAQIGNVDLVKQLNGAAVYRLIDQQGPISRIQIADMSQLAPASVTKITRQLLERGLIKEVDQQASTGGRRAISIITETRPFHTIAVRLGRHDATITLYDLSAKSLAEQHYALPERTQETLENALFEAIQQFIELNQRKIRELIAISVILPGLVDPNKGIVRYMPHISVGAWKLVDALEARFKVTSFVGHDIRSLALAEHYFGATRDCQDSILVRLHRGTGAGIIVNGQIFLGSNGNVGEIGHIQIDPLGERCHCGNFGCLETVAANAAIENRVRHLLTQGYASKLSLNDCSISAICKAANRHDPLATEVIEHVGRQLGKGVSIAINLFNPQKVVIAGEITEADKVLLPAIQNCINAQVLKDFRRNLPVVTSALNHQSAIGAFALVKRAMLNGVLLQRLMEN, encoded by the coding sequence ATGACAACTGGCGGACAGCAGGCACAAATCGGCAACGTTGATCTGGTTAAGCAGTTAAACGGCGCGGCGGTTTACCGCCTGATTGACCAACAAGGTCCCATCTCGCGCATTCAGATTGCTGACATGAGTCAGTTAGCGCCCGCCAGTGTGACCAAAATTACCCGACAATTGCTTGAGCGCGGGCTGATTAAAGAAGTTGATCAGCAGGCTTCCACCGGAGGGCGCCGCGCTATTTCTATCATCACCGAAACCCGCCCTTTCCATACCATCGCAGTACGTCTTGGTCGCCATGATGCGACGATAACGCTTTATGATCTCAGCGCAAAATCGCTGGCCGAACAACATTACGCCCTGCCCGAACGCACTCAGGAAACCCTGGAGAACGCGCTGTTCGAGGCTATACAGCAATTCATTGAACTAAATCAGCGCAAAATCCGCGAACTGATTGCCATTTCCGTCATCCTTCCGGGGCTGGTCGATCCGAATAAAGGCATCGTGCGCTATATGCCGCATATCAGCGTGGGCGCGTGGAAATTAGTCGATGCGCTGGAAGCCCGGTTTAAAGTCACCAGTTTTGTCGGCCACGATATCCGCAGTCTGGCGCTTGCCGAACACTACTTCGGTGCAACCCGCGACTGTCAGGACTCCATTTTGGTTCGTTTACACCGTGGTACCGGTGCCGGAATCATCGTTAACGGCCAGATTTTTCTCGGCAGTAACGGCAACGTCGGTGAAATCGGCCATATTCAGATCGACCCGCTGGGCGAACGCTGCCACTGCGGTAATTTCGGCTGTCTGGAAACCGTTGCGGCTAACGCTGCCATCGAAAATCGGGTGCGCCATTTACTGACGCAAGGCTACGCCAGCAAGCTGAGTCTGAATGACTGTTCAATTTCGGCGATCTGCAAAGCGGCCAACCGCCACGATCCGCTGGCAACCGAAGTCATCGAACACGTTGGCCGCCAGCTGGGTAAAGGGGTGTCGATCGCGATAAATCTGTTCAACCCGCAAAAAGTCGTGATTGCCGGCGAAATCACCGAAGCCGATAAGGTTCTGCTTCCGGCAATTCAGAACTGCATTAATGCGCAGGTTCTGAAAGATTTCCGCCGTAATTTACCGGTAGTGACCTCTGCCCTGAATCATCAGTCAGCGATTGGTGCGTTTGCCCTGGTTAAACGGGCGATGCTGAATGGCGTTCTGTTACAGCGTCTGATGGAAAATTAA
- a CDS encoding HAD-IIA family hydrolase yields the protein MTIKNVICDIDGVLLHDNTAVPGADRFLARIQEQGMPLVILTNYPSQTAQDLANRFGAAGLDVPESAFFTSAMATADFLKRQEGKKAYVVGEGALIHELYKAGFTITDINPDFVIVGETRSYNWDMIHKAAYFVANGARFIATNPDNHGHGFVPACGALCAPIEKITGRQPFYVGKPSPWIIRSALNKMQAHSEDTVIVGDNLRTDILAGFQAGLETVLVLTGVSTLNDIEGMPFRPTWIYPSVADIDVI from the coding sequence ATGACGATAAAGAACGTAATTTGTGACATTGATGGCGTGCTGTTGCACGACAATACCGCAGTACCTGGCGCCGATCGTTTTCTGGCGCGGATTCAGGAACAGGGAATGCCTCTGGTTATTCTCACTAACTACCCTTCCCAGACAGCACAGGATCTGGCAAACCGCTTCGGCGCTGCCGGTCTCGACGTGCCTGAAAGTGCATTTTTCACCTCTGCGATGGCCACAGCCGATTTCCTCAAACGTCAGGAAGGCAAAAAAGCCTATGTCGTCGGCGAAGGTGCGCTGATTCATGAACTCTATAAAGCCGGTTTTACCATTACCGATATCAATCCTGATTTCGTGATTGTCGGCGAAACCCGTTCTTATAACTGGGACATGATCCATAAAGCCGCCTATTTCGTGGCAAACGGCGCGCGCTTTATCGCGACAAATCCTGATAACCACGGACACGGTTTTGTTCCTGCCTGCGGCGCATTGTGTGCACCGATCGAAAAAATTACCGGACGCCAGCCATTTTATGTCGGCAAACCGAGTCCGTGGATTATCCGTTCGGCGTTAAATAAAATGCAGGCGCATTCCGAAGATACCGTCATTGTGGGGGATAATCTGCGTACTGACATTCTGGCGGGCTTCCAGGCAGGTCTGGAAACCGTTCTGGTGCTGACTGGCGTTTCAACGCTCAACGATATTGAGGGAATGCCTTTCCGTCCGACCTGGATTTACCCTTCAGTTGCCGATATCGACGTGATTTAA
- the asnB gene encoding asparagine synthase B, producing MCSIFGVLDIKTDAVELRKKALELSRLMRHRGPDWSGVFASDKAILSHERLSIVDVNNGAQPLYNAAHTHVLAVNGEIYNHQALRAELGDKYEFQTASDCEVILALYQEKGPAFLDELQGMFAFILYDTEKDAYLIGRDHLGIIPLYMGYDEHGNMYVASEMKALVPVCRTIKEFPAGSYLWSQDGEIREYYQRDWFDFENVKDNVTDAAALKDALEEAVKSHLMSDVPYGVLLSGGLDSSVISAITKKFAGRRIEDKDQSEAWWPQLHSFAVGLQGSPDLRAAQEVANHLGTVHHEIHFTVQEGLDAIRDVIYHIETYDVTTIRASTPMYLMSRKIKAMGIKMVLSGEGADEVLGGYLYFHKAPNAKEFHEETVRKLLALHMYDCARANKAMSAWGVEARVPFLDKKFLDVAMRINPKDKMCGNGKMEKHILRECFESYLPHSVAWRQKEQFSDGVGYSWIDTLKEVASQQITDQQLETAHFRFPYNTPTSKEGYLYRTIFEELFPVPSAAECVPGGPSVACSSAKAIEWDEAFKNMDDPSGRAVGVHQSAYK from the coding sequence ATGTGTTCAATTTTCGGTGTGCTCGATATCAAAACTGACGCTGTCGAGCTGCGCAAAAAAGCGCTGGAACTGTCGCGCCTGATGCGTCACCGCGGACCCGACTGGTCCGGTGTGTTTGCCAGCGATAAAGCCATTCTGTCGCATGAGCGTCTGTCCATTGTCGACGTGAACAACGGCGCACAACCTTTGTACAACGCAGCACACACCCACGTTCTGGCTGTGAACGGCGAAATTTACAACCATCAGGCATTGCGCGCAGAACTGGGCGACAAGTATGAATTCCAGACCGCATCTGACTGTGAAGTCATTCTGGCGCTGTATCAGGAAAAAGGCCCTGCCTTCCTCGATGAACTGCAAGGTATGTTCGCCTTTATTCTGTATGACACAGAAAAAGACGCGTACCTGATTGGCCGCGACCATCTGGGCATTATCCCGCTGTACATGGGCTACGACGAACACGGCAACATGTACGTCGCTTCAGAAATGAAAGCGCTGGTGCCGGTTTGTCGCACCATCAAAGAATTCCCGGCAGGCAGCTATCTGTGGAGCCAGGACGGTGAAATTCGCGAATACTACCAGCGTGACTGGTTTGACTTCGAAAACGTCAAAGACAACGTCACTGACGCTGCGGCGCTGAAAGATGCACTGGAAGAAGCGGTAAAAAGTCACCTGATGTCTGACGTGCCTTACGGCGTGCTGCTGTCTGGTGGTCTGGATTCCTCCGTGATTTCCGCCATCACCAAGAAATTTGCCGGCCGCCGTATCGAAGATAAAGATCAGAGCGAAGCCTGGTGGCCGCAACTGCACTCCTTTGCCGTCGGTCTGCAAGGTTCACCGGACCTGCGCGCTGCTCAGGAAGTCGCCAACCATTTAGGCACCGTGCACCACGAAATTCACTTCACCGTGCAGGAAGGTCTGGATGCTATCCGCGATGTTATCTATCACATTGAAACGTATGACGTCACGACTATCCGCGCATCAACGCCGATGTATCTGATGTCGCGTAAAATCAAAGCGATGGGCATCAAAATGGTGTTGTCTGGCGAAGGCGCAGACGAAGTGTTGGGCGGCTACCTGTATTTCCATAAAGCACCAAACGCTAAAGAATTCCATGAAGAAACCGTGCGTAAATTGCTGGCCCTGCATATGTATGACTGTGCGCGTGCCAACAAAGCCATGTCAGCCTGGGGTGTTGAAGCCCGCGTCCCGTTCCTGGACAAAAAATTCCTCGACGTCGCGATGCGTATCAACCCGAAAGACAAGATGTGCGGCAACGGCAAGATGGAGAAACATATCCTGCGTGAATGTTTCGAGTCTTATTTGCCACACAGCGTGGCCTGGCGCCAGAAAGAACAGTTCTCTGATGGCGTAGGTTACAGCTGGATCGATACCTTAAAAGAAGTGGCCTCTCAGCAGATCACCGATCAACAGCTTGAAACTGCACATTTCCGTTTCCCGTACAACACGCCGACCTCGAAAGAAGGCTACCTGTACCGTACGATTTTTGAAGAGTTATTCCCGGTGCCAAGCGCGGCTGAATGTGTGCCTGGCGGGCCGTCAGTGGCCTGTTCTTCAGCGAAAGCTATTGAATGGGACGAAGCGTTCAAAAACATGGACGATCCTTCTGGCCGTGCCGTTGGCGTGCATCAGTCCGCTTATAAATAA